From a single Nostoc edaphicum CCNP1411 genomic region:
- a CDS encoding YdeI/OmpD-associated family protein, producing MQQNTEISLSKSKITGASKLKNEFLTFCPTSREEWRKWLETNHRICFGVWLIYYKVKSGKPSVRYSEAVKEALCFGWIDSKVKSLDEERYMQIFTPRKPKSVWSKLNKQYIEELIEQGLISTVGLEKIEAAKQDGSWNSLDAIEALIIPFDLKQALEANTTAKEYFEAFNNSSKKNILYWIDSAKRPETRLKRIEQTVNSAAVNKNPLVR from the coding sequence ATACAGAAATCAGCCTCAGCAAAAGTAAGATTACTGGTGCATCCAAACTTAAAAATGAATTTCTCACTTTCTGCCCTACAAGCCGTGAAGAGTGGCGGAAATGGTTAGAGACAAACCATCGCATCTGTTTTGGTGTATGGCTCATTTACTACAAAGTAAAAAGTGGTAAACCAAGTGTTCGATATAGCGAAGCGGTAAAAGAAGCCTTATGCTTTGGCTGGATTGATAGTAAAGTCAAATCATTAGATGAAGAACGTTACATGCAAATCTTTACACCTCGAAAGCCGAAGAGTGTGTGGTCAAAATTAAATAAACAATATATTGAAGAACTTATAGAACAAGGTTTGATTAGTACAGTTGGACTAGAAAAAATCGAAGCCGCAAAACAAGATGGATCATGGAATTCCTTAGATGCGATCGAAGCCTTAATAATTCCCTTCGATTTAAAGCAAGCTTTAGAAGCAAACACAACTGCCAAAGAGTATTTTGAAGCATTTAATAACTCATCTAAAAAGAATATCCTTTATTGGATTGATAGTGCAAAACGTCCAGAGACAAGGTTGAAGAGAATTGAACAAACCGTCAACTCAGCAGCAGTGAACAAAAACCCATTGGTACGATAA